The nucleotide sequence GACGCGGGGACGCGGATCGACCCGCCTGTGTCCTCGCCGATCCCGACCGCACAGAGGTTCGCCGCCACGGCAGCCCCCGTCCCCGCGCTCGATCCGCCCGGATCGCGGTCGAGCGCGTACGGGTTCTTCGTCCGCCCCAGCACCGACGAGACGCCGGCGTCGCCAGCCGCCCAGTCCGGGAGGTTGGTCTTCCCGAGGATGACCGCGCCGGCGTCCCTGAGTTTCGAGACGACCGTCGCGTCGGTCCCGGGAACGTAGTCCTCGAACGCCTCCGAACCGAAGGTCGTCCTGAGACCGGCGGTCAGTGCCTGGTCCTTGACCAGGACGGGAATCCCGTGTAACGGTCCGACCCGGCCCTCCCGTGCCAGCCGCTTGTCCAACTCTTCGGCCCGGGCTGTCGCCGCCGGATTCACCGTGACGACGCCGTTCAGTTCCGGGCCGTTCCGGTCGTAGCGGTCGATCCGTGCGGTGTACCGCTCGACCAGTTCCCGGCTCGTCAGCTCGCCGGTTCGCATCGCCTCGTGAAGCGCTCCCACCGTCGTTTCGGGTATCCGGACGTTTGCGGTCATGGACACACGGGTGCCGGCCGCCGCGACAACCGTCGGATCGCGACACCCGTCGTATCCGACTGTTCGCACGTACGGAAATACGTTGTGTATCGGACAGTACGTTACGACTGTGGGCGTCAAATCTGCGATGACTCACGGATATCGGGATAATTCGTCCGTATCTCCAATACGGATCGCCGCCTCCGTCGACGGCTACGACGGTTGGATCGGCAACTCGACGTGAGTCGGGTGGTCCGCCTCGTGGTAGACGGTGTTGGTCGCGCGATGGTACTCGCGCCCCCCGTAGAGTTCGTCGCCGGTGTTGTGGTTGACGTCGTATCGGGGGTAGTTCGACGACGAGACGTCGAGCCGGATGCGGTGGCCCGGTTCGAAGACGTTCGCCGTCGGATAGAGCTCCAGTTCGAACGCGTAGATCTCGTCGGGTTCGACGAAATCGGGCTCGCGCCGGTACCCCCGGTAGCGCGCCCGGCAGATCGAGTCGGTGAGGTTGAGCGCGAATCCGGACGGGAAGTCGGCGCTCGAGGGGTACTCGTCGACGAGTTTCGCGGTGAAATCCGTGTCGGGCGCGTCGGTCGAGGCGTAGATACGGACGCGGATCGGCCCCGCGACCTCCACGGGGTCGGTCAGTGGCGGCGTCCGGAACACGACGACGTCGTTACGTTCCTCTAGGGGGCCGTACGGTGGCTCCGCCCCGAACGTCTCCGGTCGGGTCCGCTGGTCGTAGCCGCCGCGACCGGTGAGGCTCTTCGTGGGTCGATCCGCGACCGGCAACTCCTCGATCGACTCCGGCCGCGGTTCGAACGTGTAGTACGAGGAGCAGTTTCCGCCGATGGTCGGGACGGGGTCTCGGGGATCGAACTCGTAGGTCGTGGCCGAGTCCGTCTCGGCCGGCCGTTCGGGGGCGAGGCGGCCGTCGCCGTGTGCGTAGTAACTGACGAACTCGGTGTCCGGGAGCGGCCAGTCCGTCCCGGTCGCCCACTCGCCACCGTGGCGGAGCCGTCCCGCCGTCGTCGACGTGCCGTCGCCGGTCCCCATCCGGAAGTACTGCACCCGCGGTTCGTCCCACGTTTCACGCCCTTTGAGGTAGTGATCGAAAAATCGGAGTTTCGTCTCCAGGTAGTCCCGCGTCATCGCCGCGCCGAACGCCGTCTCGCCGGCGTACGGCTTCGTCCACGTCGACTGCCCCCCGTGGGTCCAGGCCCCCATGAGCAGGAAGTGATCGCTCTCCTTGCGGTCGGCGAGCGCGGTGAAGTTGTCGCAGGTCGCCTTCGCGTAGGAGTCGTACCACGAACCGGCATACACCGTGGGGACGTCGGCGCTCTCGTCGTAGTGGGCCTCGAAGTTGATGCTCGGGTCCGTCCAGAAGTCGTCGGAGCCGGGCGTCGTCATGTAGTCGAAGACGTACGACTCGTAGTTCGGAATCCACCGGAGCGGCGACTGGCCACGCACCACCGGCTCGCTCGCGAGGACGTCCCGCGTGTCGGTCGCAGCGAGTCGACGCTGCACGTCGGGGTCGTCGAGCGCCCGCTTCGCGAAGCCGCCGCCGATGGTGAGCGCCCACGTGAGCCACCGAAGTTCGAACGCGCCGTGGTGACGAAGCGTCGCCGTCCAGGCGTTCGCGGCGCCCTGGTTGACGAACATCGCCGAAAGCGGCGCCGGGTCCCGCGTCGCCAGCGCGTTCTGCACCCACGCCATGTAGGACGTGCCCATCGTCCCGACCCGTCCGTCACAGTACGGCCGCTCGGCCAGCCACTCCACCGTGTCGGCGCCGTCCTCGGCCTCGTTTTTCAGGAGGTAGAACTCGCCCTCGCTCGCGAACCGACCGCGGACGTCCTGGATGGCGACCACGTACCCCCGCTCGGCGTACCAGTTCCCCTGCCGTTCGACGCGCTCACGCTCGCGTTTGTCGTACGGGGTTCGGACGAGCAGCGCCGGCTTCGGCTCGGCTATCGGCTCCCCGCTTTCCGGTCCGGCCGGCCGGTAGATGTCGGTCGCGAGCTCCGTTCCGTCGCGTGTCTCCACCGTCGCGTCGTGACGGACCACGACGTCGTAGTCGGGGTCGGACGTCATCCGTCGGTCCGCCGAGACCGGTCGACACGACCGTGTGGTCGGTACCGGCGTCGTGTCGGCACTCGCCGGACGTCCCTGCGTGCTCCGTCGTGACTCCGCGACCAAGATTGTCTCATAATAGTCCAAATAATACGACGAATTACATATAGATGCGGATAAGAACAAAATATAGCGGATCGAAAACGAATATAAGAGAAGAAATCTACATGCTGTGTCGGGCGTCTATGGCGGATCCATTCGGAACGCCGTCGCTGCGTACACCGACATCGGGGACGGCGGACGCATCGTCTTCGAGGGCAGCGACGACGAGGTCGACGCGAACGCCGAGGAGGTACGGCGGTATCTGGGCGTCCGGGAAACCGCCTGACTCATACGGATTATTGTAACTGGTTACCGGTGGTTCGCCGAGACGGTCCGGCGAACCACCGGTAATGACTTAGGATAAACAGTATCACTCGGCGTGCCTGACGATGTGGACGTCGTACCGCGCGTCCGACGAGAGGGGGTCGCCGACGCTGGTCAGCGGCGACGACACCCGGCCCGCGTTCTCGCTGCCCACGAAGAGGACGGAGACGTCGAGTTCCGCCGCCACCTCCCGGACCGTCCGGGTCACGTCGTCGGTCGTCGTCGCCGTCGCGTCCTCGCTCTCGCCGGGCCGTTCACACCGAAACGTCACCGCGTCGTCGACAGCCTTCACACGGCGCTCGAACTGCCGACAGAGGTCGTCCGGCCGGTAGGCCTCGTCGGCGCCGATCCAGCCGCGTTCCTCCGCGAACGACCGGTCGTCGGGGACGACAGTCAGTGCCACGACCGCCTCGTCCCGGCACGCGCCGAACTCGCACGCTCGCTTCAGCGCCGCCGCCGCGAGCGCCGAGTCGTCGAACGGAACCAGTAGCGTCATACCGGCGCTTCGACCCCCTCGGTCTTATATGTCCGCCAACCGAGGAATTCGGCACGGGACCGATCCCACCGGAACCGGTGGTGAGTGGCCCCTCACGCCCCATCGCTGCCGGTCCGGGCGAGGAATACTAGTGGCTGGGGTCCTTACCGCGTGCGATGGCCGAACCCACGGTTCCGGGCGACCTCCCCGATCCGGGGTCGTTCACCGAGGCGTTTCTCGTCTACGATGTCGACGTCGCCGACGAGCAGGTCCGGTACTACGGCGAGCCGATGGACGAGCGGGAGTCGGTGATCCGGCGGATCGCCCCCCTGTTCCGTCGACGGGGCTACCGCGTCGACATCCGTTACGAGATGGGCGAACACGTCCTCGTCGCGACGGAGCGGTCGACGGGGATCGACGGCGTGCCGTGGACCAACGTCGCGCTGTTCGTGATCACGGTGCTGACGACGCTGTTCGCCGGCTCGCAGTGGTACGGCATCGACGCGCTCGCGGATCCCCGCGCCCTCGTCCGTGCCTGGCCCTTCGCGCTGTCCGTCCTCGGGGTCCTCGCGGTCCACGAACTCGGGCACTACGCCCTCAGCCGGTATCACGAGGTGGAGGCGACGCTCCCCTACTTCATCCCGATGCCGAACGTCCTCGGCACGCTCGGCGCGGTGATCCGCATGAAAGACACCATCCCCAGCCGACGGGCGCTGTTCGACATCGGCGTCGCCGGCCCGCTGGCCGGCCTCGTCGCCACCGTCGTCGTCACCGCCGTCGGCGTCACGCTCCCGCCGGTCGCGATGCCGGAGTCGACGCTCGTCGCCCGGATCGAACTGGGCTACCCCCTCCTCGTCAGGGGGATCGCCGCGCTCCTCGGCGAGCCCCTGCGCTACGGCGCCGGCCGGACCGTCAACCCGGTCGTCGTCGGCGGCTGGATCGGCGCCTTCGTCACCTTCCTCAACCTGCTCCCGGTCGGCCAACTCGACGGCGCCCACGTGACCCGCTCCCTGATCGGCGACCGGATCCGGTCGGTCCAGCGGCTCGTCCCCGTCGGCCTGTTCGGCCTCGGCGCCTACCTCCTCGTCGCCGAGGGTGGCCGCGGCGCACAGCTCTGGCTCTTCTGGGGGCTGCTCTCCCTGCTTTTCCTCCGTGCCGGGACCGCGACGCCCATCGACGAGTCTCCAGTCGGGCGCCCCCGGCAGGTGGTCGGGGCCGTGACGCTCCTCCTCGGCGTCCTCTGTTTCGCCCCCATGCCCATCGCGTTCGCCGGCTGACCGCTCGCACGCGACGCGAATCAAATCTGAGAACGGCCGTCCAACGTTTATATATGATCACGGGGCAGTTCGCCCCATGTCGAGAGGGCCGAGACACGCTCGGTCGGGGGGTCGCCCCCACCGCGGAGGGTGGCCGTGACCGGGGAGCGGCCGGCCGGGGACGATCCGGAACCCGACGGCGGTTCGGTCGCGGCCACGTCCCGGACGTCCGCGCGACCGACCGGTCACGACGCCACCCTCGACCGCGTCCTGTATGCCCTCTTCGCCCGCCACGCCGACGACGCTCGCCACGTCCGGGACCGCAAGCGCTACCGGGGGACCGACCTCCGACTCAGCTTCGACGTCTATCTCGCCCGGGTGTACGGCCTCTCCTGGGCGGTCGCGTTCGCGGTGACGGTTCCGACCGTCGTCCTCGGCGTCGTCGCCGCCGACGCCTCGCCGGCGGTGGCGTCGGGCGTCGTCGACGCCCTCCCTGTCTCGCGATTCGACCTCCCCGTCCCGTCGACGACCGCGCTCGTGGCCGCCGCCGGCCTCGCACTCGGGGGCCTCGCCAAGACCGCGACCGTCCGCCTCGGCGGCGGCTACCTCCGGTGGCTGGCCAACGCGCGCCGGAACGACATCGAGCGGACCCTGCCCGGTGCGGTCCGGTACCTGCACGTCCTCTCCTCGGGGAGCGACGGCCACCGGACGATGCTTCGGAAGGTGGCCGCCACCGACCCGTACGGCGAGACGGCGGTCTCGATCCGGAAGGTGCTGAACACCGCCGCCCTCACGGGGAGCCTCCACGAGGGACTGCGACGGATCGCCCGCGATACGCCCTCCCGGGAGCTGCTCGCACCCTTCCTCCTGAAGTTCAGTGAACACGCCCAGCAGGGCGAGACCGAACTCGCGAACTACCTCCGGATGGAGAGTCGGATGCTGGCCCACCGGCAGGACCGCGCCAGGGACCGGGCTGCCGGCCTGCTGGAGCTCCTCTCGGAGGTGTTCATGGTGTTGCTCGTCCTCCCGACGCTTCTAGTGATCGTCCTGACGGTCCTCGCCATCATCTCACCCGGTCTCTCGCGACCGTTCGCGACGCCGCTCGGCACGACCACGCCCCGCGCCGTCGTCGTCTACGCCAGCGCCGCGTTCGTGCTCGTCCTCGGCGTCGGCGCGAGCATCGTCGTGGGGGGCCTCCGCCCCCCCGGACAGACCGTCCACTACCGCCGACCGCCGGGGCTCCTCCCGACGCTCGCCTCCGCGACCCGGAA is from Haloplanus salinarum and encodes:
- a CDS encoding CocE/NonD family hydrolase, translated to MTSDPDYDVVVRHDATVETRDGTELATDIYRPAGPESGEPIAEPKPALLVRTPYDKRERERVERQGNWYAERGYVVAIQDVRGRFASEGEFYLLKNEAEDGADTVEWLAERPYCDGRVGTMGTSYMAWVQNALATRDPAPLSAMFVNQGAANAWTATLRHHGAFELRWLTWALTIGGGFAKRALDDPDVQRRLAATDTRDVLASEPVVRGQSPLRWIPNYESYVFDYMTTPGSDDFWTDPSINFEAHYDESADVPTVYAGSWYDSYAKATCDNFTALADRKESDHFLLMGAWTHGGQSTWTKPYAGETAFGAAMTRDYLETKLRFFDHYLKGRETWDEPRVQYFRMGTGDGTSTTAGRLRHGGEWATGTDWPLPDTEFVSYYAHGDGRLAPERPAETDSATTYEFDPRDPVPTIGGNCSSYYTFEPRPESIEELPVADRPTKSLTGRGGYDQRTRPETFGAEPPYGPLEERNDVVVFRTPPLTDPVEVAGPIRVRIYASTDAPDTDFTAKLVDEYPSSADFPSGFALNLTDSICRARYRGYRREPDFVEPDEIYAFELELYPTANVFEPGHRIRLDVSSSNYPRYDVNHNTGDELYGGREYHRATNTVYHEADHPTHVELPIQPS
- a CDS encoding universal stress protein; this encodes MTLLVPFDDSALAAAALKRACEFGACRDEAVVALTVVPDDRSFAEERGWIGADEAYRPDDLCRQFERRVKAVDDAVTFRCERPGESEDATATTTDDVTRTVREVAAELDVSVLFVGSENAGRVSSPLTSVGDPLSSDARYDVHIVRHAE
- a CDS encoding site-2 protease family protein; the encoded protein is MAEPTVPGDLPDPGSFTEAFLVYDVDVADEQVRYYGEPMDERESVIRRIAPLFRRRGYRVDIRYEMGEHVLVATERSTGIDGVPWTNVALFVITVLTTLFAGSQWYGIDALADPRALVRAWPFALSVLGVLAVHELGHYALSRYHEVEATLPYFIPMPNVLGTLGAVIRMKDTIPSRRALFDIGVAGPLAGLVATVVVTAVGVTLPPVAMPESTLVARIELGYPLLVRGIAALLGEPLRYGAGRTVNPVVVGGWIGAFVTFLNLLPVGQLDGAHVTRSLIGDRIRSVQRLVPVGLFGLGAYLLVAEGGRGAQLWLFWGLLSLLFLRAGTATPIDESPVGRPRQVVGAVTLLLGVLCFAPMPIAFAG
- a CDS encoding type II secretion system F family protein; protein product: MYALFARHADDARHVRDRKRYRGTDLRLSFDVYLARVYGLSWAVAFAVTVPTVVLGVVAADASPAVASGVVDALPVSRFDLPVPSTTALVAAAGLALGGLAKTATVRLGGGYLRWLANARRNDIERTLPGAVRYLHVLSSGSDGHRTMLRKVAATDPYGETAVSIRKVLNTAALTGSLHEGLRRIARDTPSRELLAPFLLKFSEHAQQGETELANYLRMESRMLAHRQDRARDRAAGLLELLSEVFMVLLVLPTLLVIVLTVLAIISPGLSRPFATPLGTTTPRAVVVYASAAFVLVLGVGASIVVGGLRPPGQTVHYRRPPGLLPTLASATRNPASAAVVAILPALVAVGVLVAAAYPPADVALLGYAAYALPVGAVGVRRARLDDAKDREIKDFVHAVSGHVNLGRPFPRAVELVARDVDFGPLDPDVADLALNLSFTSPETGLDENVRTAALERFVDRVGTPLAEQTVGLVTGALDAGSDAGTVFDTLQTEIGRLYHEKRALRANLLAYVAVGWTTALLVVGIAVAVGIHVFDGFEQLASVRGPGGHVIEGSAIDLARERYRLYVVTQATMLASGWFAGTASRGRYEALLHSGALVAVCHAVFAGVGMI